Sequence from the Thermococcus nautili genome:
TCTTTTCCCTCAACTTCACCACGAGGTTTATCGCGCTCTGCAACGCCGCGAGGAAGTTCAGGGCGAAGAATATCCAGTCCCCGATTATGTAGGAGTATATCGTCAGCAGGGTCGAGGCGGTCACGTAGATTATTATGAACTGCATGTTCAGGGGACACTTTCTCGTCCTTATTGTTTCCAGGGTCTGAGGAACCCAAGCGCTCACGAGGAGCAGCATTCCGAGCAGTCCGATTATCTCTCCACCGTTCATGGTCTCACCCGGGATAAAAACGGGCTCCACTAAAAAAGGGTTGTGGCGGGGTTTCTGTCAAAAACGGCAGATAAAACGGCTGGTTTTAACTTCCTCGCGCTAAAGCTCGCTCGCGAGCATTGAGGTTGCCCACGTTTTGACGTCCTCGTCGAGGATGTCTTCTATGAGCTTCATCGCTCTATCGAGTTCACCCTTCCTCGCGAGTCTGAGCGCGACCTCCGCCTGCACCTTCGACCTGTTGGCGAGGTCGGTTATATGCTCCGCTATGTAGAGGGCGTCGTCGAACTTCCCCATCTCAAGGAACTCAAAGGCCAGCCCCATCAGGTTCTTCGTCGGGTTCTTTGTTGATAGTGCCGTCTCTATCGCCCTGTCAAGGGCATCCCTGTAATCCTCTCCCTCCTTCGCCATCTCCACGACTATTCCGTTGACGGCCTTGGAACGGACGCTCCCGTCAGGTATTCCCCCGGCGAGCTTCATAGCCTCGTCAAATTTCCCTGCCTTCACGAGCTTCATGACTGCATCGTAAAGGGCCCGCGAGCGGTACCATGCCTGCATGAAGACCCCCATATCATTATGACCCCGCCCGATTTAAGGGTTCTGGTTGTGTTAACTTTATAACCTCTCCATTGGATAGAACACCGGTGGTCTGATGAAAAAGGCTGGAGTGCTCCTACTGTTGCTGGTTCTCCTCGGTTTCTCCGCGGGCTGTATCGGGAGCAACGGCACGACGGGCACTTCTTCAACATCGACAACCTCAAAACCGGCCTACGTTGACGTCAACGGCACGAGGATTTATCTGAACGAGATTCACTTCTACATGTACGGTATGAAAACCTGCCCCCACTGCCGGCACATGCACGAGTGGATTCCCCAGGAGTACGGCGAGAAGGCCTTAACCTACTACGAGCTCGTGGGCAACCAGACTAACATGATGCTCTTCAACGAGCTCGCCCAGCTCACGGGCATAACCGGCGTTCCGGCGATAGCGATTACCTACAACGGAACCCTCTACGCGGTCATAGAGGGAGAGTTCAACGTGACCGCAACGCCCGAAATAATCGCGACGGCAATCAAGAACGACGGCGTGCTACTCCTAACCGGCAAGACCTACCTGCTCTCATACAAGGACCCCAAGGCCAAGCTCGTCATCAATGCCCTCTACACGATATTCGTGAAGCACCAGTCGGTTGACGTCCAGAAGATTTTCAATGAGCTGAAGGCCAACTCAACATCGACCGGGAACTCGACGGGCTGACCTTTCGTTTTCAACCTTTCGTTTTGGAAAGGGTGAAAAGCCCTTTCGGGTATTCTCAACCATGAAGAGCGAAATCAAGGCCCTCGCGATAATCCTGCTGGCTTCCTTCGGGTTAAGCGCCGTAGTTCTCTACCTCCTGGGCATTCCGGGCTTTATCCCCAAGTTCTACGCCCTGGCGATGAGCGACTCGATAAACCCATGCACCTTTGTGATTTACACCATGCTCCTCATCGCGATATCAGTGAGGGAAGTGTCGCGGAAGAGACTTTACATCATCGGCTCGGCCTTTATCCTGGCAGTTTACGTCTCGTACTACCTCCTCGGCGTCGGCCTGCTCTTTCTGGGACAGTACATCCCCCTGTGGCTCGCCGGAGTCTTTGCGATAGGCTTCGGAGTCTACACAATAGTCACGGGGATAATGGAGCGCTCGAGGATAGGCGACAAGGGGAAGATAAGAAAGAAGATATTCAGCGCCGACGCGACCTTCGCGGGTTCGTTTGCCCTCGGCGTCATTGTCTCGACGACGCTCCTCCCCTGTTCCGCCGGCAGTTACCTCGTCTACGCGACGATAATAGCCCACGGGAGCAGGGCCCTCGCTTTCTTCCTCCTGGCCCTCTACAACGTCATTTTCGTGCTTCCCCTCGTCGTAATACTCCTCGCCATGGGGAGCGTGAGCGAGAGCAAGCGCTTCTCCCAGGCGATGGTCAGGCACAGCATGGAGCTTTCCGTCATCGCGGGAATTCTGCTCATTGCGATAGGCGTCTGGGTTTTATCGGGGGGCTCCTAACCCGAGCCGTTCCCTGACCCTTTTCTCGAACTCCGCGAAGTTTGGAACCCCAATGAACTCCACTCTGTTGTCGATGAGTATCGTCGGCGTTCCGAGGATGTTGTGTTCCATGGCTTTCCTCTGCCCCTCTGGCGTGGCAACGCTGAGCTCCCTGGCCACGACACCCTCATACTTCCCCTCAAGTTCTTTGGCCATCTGGACGGCAATCGGACAGTAGGGGCATCCCGGGGCCGTTATGACCTCGATGACGACCTTACGTTTCGGCTTTACCTCAATCATGCCCGCTCGCTTCATGAGTTCAAGCATCTTCTTTCTCCTTATCATCTCCAGCTCGTCCATACTATCACCTGAGGGAGAAATCCGCAGAAAAATTAAAACGCTAACGGCGGAAATCTGCAAAACTCTTCAATCAACGGCGTTCAGGTGAATCGCGAGCAGAACCGCGAAGAGCACCGCGAGCGCTATGTGGGCCTTTTTCCAGCGCTGGTACATCTTCACGTATCTGGCAACCTCCTCCTTCCGTCCGGTCTTTGCAAGGGCGAGTATCTTCCTGTTTATCGCCCGGCCAATGAAGCCGAGGACGTTGAGGGCAATGAGGGTTACTCCCATCGCAAGACCAGCGATGCCACCGATTCCCACGTAGTTCCCGCAGGAGAGGAAGTGGACGAAGACCAGAACCGTTCCCGTTATCGTCAGGGCGTGGTGAACCGTCATTGGGGATACCGGGCCTATAAAGGTCACGTACGGGTGCTCGGGCTGGATTTCAAAGCCCCACTTATCGTCCTTGCGGTGCTTTATCAGGAGCTTTCGCTTCGTGAGGGCGTAGTAGACAACGCCCGCGCCAATCAGCACAACGCCGAGTACCGCGAACGCTGTATAGCCGGCATCGTACTCGTTCTCGTCCTCCCCGTACTCGTCGGCAAGGGCAAGGGGGAGGAGCAGAAGCATCAAAACGAAAAAGACGGCGAGCTTTCTCCTCATATTGACACCTCTCAGATTGTTTTACTGCCCAGTCCGCATATGCCCGCGAAGGGACAGACCGAGCAGTCCTCTGTGTAAGGCTTGAGCGGGGGTTCGCCCTTTACGGCCCTTGTTATCTCCCTCGCCCTTTCCATAGCTTCATCGTCGCCCTGAAGCACGAGGGTGACGCTTCCCTCAGCCCCTCCAGCGCCACCTGAGGCTATGGGTACCGCCTCCACTCCTGCAAGTATCTTGTAAGCCTCGACCTCCGTCACAGGGTGTGAGTGAGGTATCGGGACGAGCGCCGCGTAGAGGCCCGTTCCCCAGTCGAAGGAGTATATGCCCGTGAGCTTGGCACTTTCCTCAACCGGCGTTGGCACGAACTTTTCAAGGCTCACAGGGGTGATTGTGAAAACCCCCTTCGTTATCGTCCATCCGAAGGTCTTGCCTATCGTTCCCCCGTCCGGAGCCGCGGCAAAAACCGCGACGTTCCAGTTTATGTCGATGGCGTTGGCGCCTTTGATAAAGACGTCCTTCGGGCCCATTCTCCGGAGGGCCTCCTGAGGGTCGTCGAAGGGCTCTCCCCGGTACAGAACGAGGTGCTTTGGCCACGTTTTTTTCGGAGTAACACAGGTTCTTCCATTGCTTATTGTCCCAATCGTCCACTTCTCCTTCTCTATTTCCTTACCCAGTATCTCTTCCGCAATGTAAGCGGCAGTTGTTCCCGTCGCTATGTAAACGAAGCCCTCCTTCAGCGCGCGCTGAACTTCCGGCATGGCAACAACGGCCTTCGCTATGAGCCTCTTGCTCTCGGGTGGCGTCAGGGTAACGAGCGCCCTTTTCACGTTAATCACCTGGCTAAAATACGCATCGAAAGGTATAAACCTTCTCTTAGAGGGTCCGAGAAGCCTTAGCTCAGCCGAACAACTCTATGCAAACCCTGCACTCGACGGGGTTCACCTCGGGGTCTATCTTGGCGTGGAAGGAGCAGACGTAGCCCTTGCCGAGCATCTTGAGGGCTATGCCGATGAGTCTCATGTGAATGTCGTATTCGCTCGGCCGGAACTCCGCTATCTCCTCGGCAAGGGTTCTTAGCTCGTCGTCAATCTCCCTGAACTTTGAAACGTCTATGAGGGCACCCCTGTCCATATTGAGGTAGCGCGAAACCGCCGACTGGGTGACGTGAAGGAGCTCCGCTATCTCGGTCTGCTTCAACCCCCTCCCCCGGAGGTGCTCCACGAGGCGTCTTCTGAGGGAGGGGTAAACGTAGCGGGATGCGACCTCGAAGGCGTTGACCTTCATATGCAAAACATGACCCGCGGAATACTTAAGGCTTTTGGTCCTTTTGAAAACTTAGTCGGCTTATTTTTGTTGATTTGTAAACCGAGAGCTGGCCTTGTTCTGGATAAAAAATTTAAATCACTTACCATAACATTCATATGACAAGTGTCATAATAAGGGGGTGGAAAGATGGCCGTGAAGGTTCCGAAGGGCGGAAAGGAAGCGGGCGTTCTGATGAGGTGCGACCAGTGTTCGATGAGCCTGCCAGGAGGGTGTACCTTTAGGGGAATCTGTGGCAAGGACCCCGACCTGAACTCCCTTCAGGAGGCTCTCATCTACGGAATAAAGGGAACCGCCGCCTACTATTACCACGCCTACGAGCTCGGCTACAAGGACGATGAAATCGGCTTCTTCCTGTCAAAGGCCCTCTACTCAACGCTCACCAACGTGAACTTCGACAAGAACCGCTTCCTTGAGCTCATCCTTGAGAACGGCAGGATACACCTTAAGGCGATGGAGCTCCTTGACAAAGCTTACACCGAGACCTACGGAAACCCGGAGCCGGTCAAGGTTCCGACCGGAACCGACGAGGGGCACGGAATTCTCGTCACCGGCCACACCTACAGGGCGCTCTACGAACTCCTCAAGCAGATAAGGGAGATGGGCCTCGAGGACCAGATTAGGGTCTACACCCACTCCGAGATGCTTCCGGCCCACTCCTATCCGGAGTTCAGGAAGTTCAAGTCCCTTTATGGCAACTGGGGCGGTTCGTGGGTCTACCAGAGGAAGGAGTTCACCGAGTTCCCGGGTGCAATCCTCGGAACCAGCAACTGCGTCCAGCAGCCGCCGAAGAGCTACGCCGACAGGATGTTCACCACCGACATAGCGGGCCTTGAGGGCGTTCCCCACCTCGAGAACGACTACGAGCCCCTCATCAAGCGCGCGCTCGAGACGCCGAAGATGGAAAAGAGGGACGACGGCTACATCGTCACCGGTTTCCACCACACCAACGTGCTCCCGCTTATGGATAAGCTCATCGAGCTCATAAACGAGGGCAAGATAAGGCACGTCTTCGTCATAGGTGGCTGTGACGTCCCCAACCCGAAGATGAGCTACTACGAGAAGCTCACCGCGATGGTGCCCGAAGATGCCATAATCCTCTCGGCCGCGTGCGGTAAGTTCCGCTACAACAGGCGCGACTACGGCGAAATCGAGGGAATACCGCGCTTCATGGACTTCGGCCAGTGCAACAACGTCTACTCGATAATCCAGATTGCCGGGGCACTCGCGAAGGAGCTGGACGTCGGCCTCAACGAGCTCCCGGTCAGCATAGTCCTCAGCTGGATGGAGCAGAAGGCCATCGGAATCCTCTACAGCCTGCTCTACCTCGGAATCAAGGGCATCTACATCGGACCCAAGGCTCCTGAGTTCTTCACGCCGAACATCTTCGAGACCCTCAGGAAGAAGTTCGACCTCAGGCTCATAAGCGAGCCCGAGGAGGACTTAAAGAGGATGCTCAACTCCACCACCGCTGTGAGCGAGGATTCGCCCCTGCTCGACTGATTTCATATCTCCCTTTTCTTCGTGTTCTTTCATACACATTTCTGCCCAGAAAGACTTAAATATGTCCCCCATGACATTTGTCATGAAGGTGGTATCATGACCGAATTGCTCTCAAACCGCGAGCAGAAGAAGGAAGCCCTGAAGGCCCTTCTCCTCAGGATTCATAACGGTGAGGATGTTAATTCACTTAAGGAGGAATTCCGGGCAGTTCTAAGCTCGATATCTCCCCTTGAAATTCCAATCATCGAGCAGGAGCTCGTGAAGGAAGGCGTTTCCGCCAAGGACATCGCCAAGATGTGCGACCTTCACGTCGAGCTCTTCAGGGAGGCGGTAAAGGGAACGGACGAGGTTGAGGAGAAAGAACTTCCTGAGGGGCATCCCCTCTGGGTTCGCTACATGGAGAACAGGGAAATCCTCAAGGACGCTGAGATGCTGAACCTCTACGCGAGAACCCTTGCAACGACGAGAGATGAGCGCATGAGGGAGGAAATCCTCGGAGTTCTGGAGGAGATAGTTGGAAACCTCCGGAAGGTCGGCTTCACCCACTACAACCGCGACGAGATGCTGACGTTTCCCTACATTGAGAGGAGGGGTTTGACGGCAATAGCAACTGTCCTCTGGACGAAACACGACGAGATAAGGTTCATGCTAAAGCACCTTTACGGACTTCTGGCCCGGAGGGATGAGATGCCCTGGGAGGGGTTCGTTGAGCGCTTCAAGGCGAAAGCCGGCGAGGCATCCTTTGCGCTGAGCGACATGGTCTTCAGGGAGAACAACATCTACTATCCAACCCTCAATGCCCTCCTCAGCGACGGCGAGTGGAAGGCAGTAAGAATGCAGGACGACGAGATTGGTTACTACAAGGTGAACCCGCCTGAATGGGACCCGGGAGAGGACGTTAAACCGCTCCAGCCCTGGCAAATCAACCCGGAGCTGAGCGCTGAGGAACTGCTAAGCCTTCCAAAGGAGGTTCAGCAGGCCCTTAAGGGCCAGCCCCTGGAGTTTGACAAAGGCCAGCTGAGGCGCGATGGAGACCTTGACCTCGGCACCGGTTTCGTGAGCGTCGAGGAGCTTAAGGCCATATTTGAGGCCCTCCCCGTTGACGTTACCTTCATAGACAAGGATGACCGCGTTCGGTTCTTTTCCCCGGGCGAGAGGATATTCACAAGGACGCCGTCGATTCTCGGACGACCGGTCCAGCTCTGCCACCCTCCGAAGAGCGTTCACATCGTTAACAAAATCCTGAGGGCCTTCAAGGAGGGCAGAAAAAGGGAGGCAACGTTCTGGCTCAGGCTTGGCCCGAAGTACGTCTACATCAAGTACGTGCCCCTCTTTGACAGGAACGGGAACTACCTGGGAACCCTTGAGATTACGATGGACATCGGAGAGTATAAGAGGATAGAGGGCGAGAAGAGACTGCTCGACTGGAGGGATTGAGATGCGCGGGGATGAGAGAATCTTTAAAAAACGAGTTGAGCGCTTTCAGGAGCTTTTGAGGGAGAACGAGATAGACGGTGCCGTCATCAGGACGCTGTCCAGCTTCATATACTTCACCGGAACCAAGTGGCTCAGGCCGAGTCTTCTCATACCCGCTGAGGGAGAGCCGGTCGTTTTCGTTGTTAAGGGTGAGGCGGAGCTGTTCAAGGAGAGGAGCTGGATTGAGAACGTTGTTGAGTATCAGCGCGTTGAAGACCTTATGGCCGGTGTCGTCAGCTGGGTCCACAGGAACGGTATGGAGAGGGTCGGCCTCGAGTTCGGGGTCGAGAGGGACGCCTACCTGATATTCCTGAAGATATTTGAACGCCTAAACCCGACTGTGGAGATAGTGGACGTGCTCGACCTCACGATGAGCCTGAGGATGATAAAGGACGAGTGGGAGCTGGAGAACATCAGGAAGGCGGGAAAGATAGCGCGGAAGGGAATGAAGGTCGCCGGGGAAGTCATAAAGCCCGGTGTCAGCGAGCTGGAGATAGTGGCAGAGATAACGAGGGAACTCATGCTCAGCGGGAGCGAAGAGCCTAAAGTGTACGTCTCAACGACTCCAAGGGCCCACGCCGAGCCTTTCCGCGACCTGAAGGTTCCCGAAAACGGCGTCGTTACCGTCGTCATCGGAACCGACTGGAACCACTACTACGCCAACACCGCGAGGACTTTCATCGTTGGTGAACCCGGCGAGAGAGTTAAGAAAGCGATGGAAGTCAAGATGGAAGCCTACAAACTCGCTCTGGAGGAGACGAGGGTTGGGGCCCCGATAAATGCAGTTGAAAAGAAGATTGCCAGCCTTTTCAAAGAGAGGGGCTTTGGGGACGCGTACATAGCCGGCTACACACACGGCGTTGGTCTGCTCGTGGAGGAACCTCCAATAGCGACGATAGTGGTTCCGCAGAGGGCCACCAGAGTACAGGAAAACATGGTTCTCACGATAATACACCCACCTCTAATGATTCCCGAAGG
This genomic interval carries:
- a CDS encoding glutaredoxin, which codes for MKKAGVLLLLLVLLGFSAGCIGSNGTTGTSSTSTTSKPAYVDVNGTRIYLNEIHFYMYGMKTCPHCRHMHEWIPQEYGEKALTYYELVGNQTNMMLFNELAQLTGITGVPAIAITYNGTLYAVIEGEFNVTATPEIIATAIKNDGVLLLTGKTYLLSYKDPKAKLVINALYTIFVKHQSVDVQKIFNELKANSTSTGNSTG
- a CDS encoding electron transporter, whose product is MKSEIKALAIILLASFGLSAVVLYLLGIPGFIPKFYALAMSDSINPCTFVIYTMLLIAISVREVSRKRLYIIGSAFILAVYVSYYLLGVGLLFLGQYIPLWLAGVFAIGFGVYTIVTGIMERSRIGDKGKIRKKIFSADATFAGSFALGVIVSTTLLPCSAGSYLVYATIIAHGSRALAFFLLALYNVIFVLPLVVILLAMGSVSESKRFSQAMVRHSMELSVIAGILLIAIGVWVLSGGS
- a CDS encoding thioredoxin family protein: MDELEMIRRKKMLELMKRAGMIEVKPKRKVVIEVITAPGCPYCPIAVQMAKELEGKYEGVVARELSVATPEGQRKAMEHNILGTPTILIDNRVEFIGVPNFAEFEKRVRERLGLGAPR
- a CDS encoding sugar phosphate isomerase family, with product MKRALVTLTPPESKRLIAKAVVAMPEVQRALKEGFVYIATGTTAAYIAEEILGKEIEKEKWTIGTISNGRTCVTPKKTWPKHLVLYRGEPFDDPQEALRRMGPKDVFIKGANAIDINWNVAVFAAAPDGGTIGKTFGWTITKGVFTITPVSLEKFVPTPVEESAKLTGIYSFDWGTGLYAALVPIPHSHPVTEVEAYKILAGVEAVPIASGGAGGAEGSVTLVLQGDDEAMERAREITRAVKGEPPLKPYTEDCSVCPFAGICGLGSKTI
- a CDS encoding transcriptional regulator; this translates as MKVNAFEVASRYVYPSLRRRLVEHLRGRGLKQTEIAELLHVTQSAVSRYLNMDRGALIDVSKFREIDDELRTLAEEIAEFRPSEYDIHMRLIGIALKMLGKGYVCSFHAKIDPEVNPVECRVCIELFG
- the hcp gene encoding hydroxylamine reductase; translated protein: MAVKVPKGGKEAGVLMRCDQCSMSLPGGCTFRGICGKDPDLNSLQEALIYGIKGTAAYYYHAYELGYKDDEIGFFLSKALYSTLTNVNFDKNRFLELILENGRIHLKAMELLDKAYTETYGNPEPVKVPTGTDEGHGILVTGHTYRALYELLKQIREMGLEDQIRVYTHSEMLPAHSYPEFRKFKSLYGNWGGSWVYQRKEFTEFPGAILGTSNCVQQPPKSYADRMFTTDIAGLEGVPHLENDYEPLIKRALETPKMEKRDDGYIVTGFHHTNVLPLMDKLIELINEGKIRHVFVIGGCDVPNPKMSYYEKLTAMVPEDAIILSAACGKFRYNRRDYGEIEGIPRFMDFGQCNNVYSIIQIAGALAKELDVGLNELPVSIVLSWMEQKAIGILYSLLYLGIKGIYIGPKAPEFFTPNIFETLRKKFDLRLISEPEEDLKRMLNSTTAVSEDSPLLD
- a CDS encoding DUF438 domain-containing protein, whose amino-acid sequence is MTELLSNREQKKEALKALLLRIHNGEDVNSLKEEFRAVLSSISPLEIPIIEQELVKEGVSAKDIAKMCDLHVELFREAVKGTDEVEEKELPEGHPLWVRYMENREILKDAEMLNLYARTLATTRDERMREEILGVLEEIVGNLRKVGFTHYNRDEMLTFPYIERRGLTAIATVLWTKHDEIRFMLKHLYGLLARRDEMPWEGFVERFKAKAGEASFALSDMVFRENNIYYPTLNALLSDGEWKAVRMQDDEIGYYKVNPPEWDPGEDVKPLQPWQINPELSAEELLSLPKEVQQALKGQPLEFDKGQLRRDGDLDLGTGFVSVEELKAIFEALPVDVTFIDKDDRVRFFSPGERIFTRTPSILGRPVQLCHPPKSVHIVNKILRAFKEGRKREATFWLRLGPKYVYIKYVPLFDRNGNYLGTLEITMDIGEYKRIEGEKRLLDWRD
- a CDS encoding M24 family metallopeptidase, whose protein sequence is MRGDERIFKKRVERFQELLRENEIDGAVIRTLSSFIYFTGTKWLRPSLLIPAEGEPVVFVVKGEAELFKERSWIENVVEYQRVEDLMAGVVSWVHRNGMERVGLEFGVERDAYLIFLKIFERLNPTVEIVDVLDLTMSLRMIKDEWELENIRKAGKIARKGMKVAGEVIKPGVSELEIVAEITRELMLSGSEEPKVYVSTTPRAHAEPFRDLKVPENGVVTVVIGTDWNHYYANTARTFIVGEPGERVKKAMEVKMEAYKLALEETRVGAPINAVEKKIASLFKERGFGDAYIAGYTHGVGLLVEEPPIATIVVPQRATRVQENMVLTIIHPPLMIPEGAIKHEDTYIVKKDGLEKVT